CTTCCAGCGCGCTCACCACCACCGGGCCGGAGGTCATGAAGTCGCACAGGCTGCCGTAGAAGGGGCGTTCCTTGTGCACGGCATAGAAGGCCTCGGCCTGGGCGCGGGTGAGCTGGATCATCTTGGTGGCCTTGACCGTGAGGCCGGCCGCCTGGATCATGGCCAGGATGTCGCCAGCCAGGTTGCGGGATACAGCGTCGGGCTTGATGATGGACAACGTTCTCTGCAGCATGCGGTTGATTCCTCCAAAGATATTCGTGTCCCGTGCATCTACCCGGAATTGCGGCGCTTGGCAATGACAGGCAGGTGACAATCTGCGAATTGTCCGGGGGTGTATTGGCAGCAGACCGCGCCCTACTGCCCGGACAGGGTGGCGGGATCGGCCAGGACATCCAGGTCCGAAAGGCTCACGGCGGTGATGCCCGGCCGGGGTGCGGCCGCCCAGCGGCGCAGGGCCTCAAAGGTTTCCGGGTGCGGATGCCCGATGGCAATGGCCTGCCCGTGCTGCAGGGCCAGGTGTTCGGCCTTGCGGATCTGGTGCAGGATGGTGGTGGCGTCCCGCACCACATCCAGAAACACGTCGCGCCGGTAGGTGGGCAGGCCCATGGCGCGGGAGGTCTGGGCCAGGCGGGAGCGCTCATGCGTCAGGGAGTCGAGCACGAACAGCCCCCGGCTGCGGATGACCTCCAGCGCCGGCCGCGTCAGCTCGGCCTGCTGCGTGAAGCGCGAGCCCATGTGATTGTTCACGCCCACGGCGTGGGGCACGCCGGCAAGGTTCACGGCCGTCAGCCGGGAAATGGTCTGGTCATCCATGCCCACCATCAGGGCATCCCGGCCAGGAGAGATCCGCAGATTCACGGGCTCCATGGGCAGGTGCACCAGCACTTCGCGGCCGGCGGCATGGGCCAGTTCGGCCACCTCGCGGGCATGTTCGGTATAGGGCAGGATGGAAAAGACCACCGGCGCGGGCAGGGCCAGCAGTTCCCGGGCCTGGGAAAGGCTTGCACCCATGTCGTCAATAACGATGGTCAGGCGTGCGCCTTCCACCGGCCGAAACGCCGGCGCGCGGGAGGACGACAGCACGATTTCATGCGTCAGGCGGTTCATGATCCGAATCCGCCACAGGGTCGGGCGCGCCAGCTCCAGAGAGGCGCGGGGCACCTGCCGGGCCAGAAGCGCCTGCAGGGTCTGGCGCAGGGCGGCGGCCCCCTCCTCCAGCCGCAGGGACAGGCGCTGGAACAGATAGCGGTGTTCCACGTCGGAATGCTGCCCCACTTCCAGCAACTCCAGACGCTCCGGCGGCAGGCCGTGCTGCTGCAGCGCCTCCAGCAGGGCGGCGTCCACCTGTCGCACCGTGAGTTCCATGGGCGCGCCCAGGGCTTCTTCAAAGGCGTCGGGATGCACCACAGGCCGGATGATCTTGGTGGGGGTATCCAGCGGATGGCCGTAGGACGCAAGAGGAGCCGGCGTGGCATTGACAAACGCGCCGGGCAGGACGGCGTGGCCGGGCGGACTGATCGGACTGATCGGCTTGCTCGGACTGGCCGGGCGGGGCGAAGTGGGCGGCGAAACAATGCGGGACTGCTCGAACACGCCAGGGGCCGCCGTGCCGGGAGCCACGCCGCTGGACGCGCCAGGGACCGCGCCCGGGAAGGCCGCCGTGTTGGCAGCCGAGGGCGGCACCGGCCAGAACATGACCCACGCCAGCGCCAGCGCGGCCCCAGACGCCAACAACACCGCCAGCAGCGCAGATGCCGACGCATGCGACAACAACACGCGCAAAAGAGAGGATGTTTTATTCACCACATTCACGGCTGGCGCGCCAGGACAGCGGAAGCCAGAACGTCTGGAATGGACAAGGCCGGGTCAGGAACTCCTGACCCGGCGCATGTACGTTGCACAGGCAACCACCCTGCGGCCGCCCTACTTGGGCCCAAAGCCCGCAGGGGGATTCTTGACAAACTGCAGGGCCAGGCGAAGCTGATTGTCTTTCTCCAGCATCTCCTGCACCTTGCTGGCCTGGGAGGCCGGATCGACCTTGTCCTTGCGGCCATTTTCCAGGTGCCGGGTCAGGTCCTTCTCGCGCATGTCGGCCAGGGAGTTCAGATCATCCGTCGCCAGGGGCACATGCATGTCCGGCTTGATGCCTTCGGCCTGGATGGTCCGGCCGCCGGGGGTATAGTACAGGGCCGTGGTCAGCTTCATGCCGGCGCCATCAGACAGGGGGATGATGGTCTGCACCGAGCCCTTGCCGAAGGTGGGTTCGCCGATGAGCAGCGAGCGCTTGTGATCCTGCAGTGCGCCGGCCACGATTTCCGAGGCGGACGCCGAACCGGCGTTGATGAGCGTCACCATGGGCACGGTGATGTCGTCGCTGGAGCGCGTGGCCGTGAAGTCCTTGCGATTGCGCTTGTCGCGGCCCTGGATATACACAATCATCCCCTCGGAGAGGAACAAGTCCGTGATGCTCACGGCCTGATCAAGCAACCCGCCGGGATTGTTCCGCAAATCCAGCACCACACCCTTGAGGGGCCGGCCCTTCTTGTGGTAGGCCGCCAGGGCGTTTTCCATTTCCTCGGTGGAATGCTCATTGAATTTGTTGAGCCGCAGATACAGGATGCCGTCTTCCAGCACCTCGCTCTTCACGCTGATGATGGGAATGGTATCCCTGAGGATGGAGACCTTTTCCGGGGTGCGGCTGTTCTTGTGCAGGATGGTCAGCAGCACTTCGGAGCCCTTGGGACCGCGAATGAGCTTCACGGCATCCACCAGACTCATGCCCTGGGTGGACTGCCCATCGATCTCCAGAATCAGATCGCCGGTGCGCAGGCCGGCGCGGAAGGCCGGGGTATCCTCAATGGGAGAAATGACGATGAGCCGGCTGTCCTTGGAGCCGATTTCGATGCCGATGCCCGAAAACTCGCCGGACGTACTGACCTGCATTTCGGAAAAGGCTTCCTTATCCATGTAGGCGGAGTGCGGATCCAGCTTTTCCAGCATGCCGCCTACGGCGCCTTCCACCAGTTCCTGGCGGTTCACGTCGCGCACGTAGTACGTTTCCACCATGTCCAGCACCTGGCTGAACCGCTTGAGGGGATCGTATCTGTTTTCCGCCTTGCCCTGGCCGTGTGCAGGAGGAACGGCCACGCACAGCGCAAGCAGCAGCGTGCAACAAATCAAACGAGGATGCATGAAATACGCCTCCATATGCGATGATGGGCCACAGTGCCGGACGGACGGATCATCCTGGCTGCGAAGACGCAGGCGGGGCTGCCGTGGGGCAACGCCGGACAGCTTGGCGGTTCACTTGCGAGCCGCCAGCCAAGTTTCCGGGTTAATGGCTTTTTGGTGAAAACGCAATTCGAAATAGAGCCCGGGTCCCTTAATCTCCGGATAGAAACCGCTCACGCCCACCACGTCGCCCATGGCAAGCTCCTGTCCCATCCGCACCTTACTTTCCGCCAAATAGGCGTACAGACTAAAGTAATCATCCCCGTGCATCAGGATGACCACCCGGCCGAAGCCGCGCAGGGTGTCGTCGTGCACCACCTTGCCTGCCGCCACGGCATGCACGCTGGCACCATCCGCCACCTTCATGGCCATGCCGCGCACGGGCGGGTTTGCCTGC
This sequence is a window from Megalodesulfovibrio gigas DSM 1382 = ATCC 19364. Protein-coding genes within it:
- a CDS encoding divergent polysaccharide deacetylase family protein, with the protein product MFWPVPPSAANTAAFPGAVPGASSGVAPGTAAPGVFEQSRIVSPPTSPRPASPSKPISPISPPGHAVLPGAFVNATPAPLASYGHPLDTPTKIIRPVVHPDAFEEALGAPMELTVRQVDAALLEALQQHGLPPERLELLEVGQHSDVEHRYLFQRLSLRLEEGAAALRQTLQALLARQVPRASLELARPTLWRIRIMNRLTHEIVLSSSRAPAFRPVEGARLTIVIDDMGASLSQARELLALPAPVVFSILPYTEHAREVAELAHAAGREVLVHLPMEPVNLRISPGRDALMVGMDDQTISRLTAVNLAGVPHAVGVNNHMGSRFTQQAELTRPALEVIRSRGLFVLDSLTHERSRLAQTSRAMGLPTYRRDVFLDVVRDATTILHQIRKAEHLALQHGQAIAIGHPHPETFEALRRWAAAPRPGITAVSLSDLDVLADPATLSGQ
- a CDS encoding S41 family peptidase — protein: MHPRLICCTLLLALCVAVPPAHGQGKAENRYDPLKRFSQVLDMVETYYVRDVNRQELVEGAVGGMLEKLDPHSAYMDKEAFSEMQVSTSGEFSGIGIEIGSKDSRLIVISPIEDTPAFRAGLRTGDLILEIDGQSTQGMSLVDAVKLIRGPKGSEVLLTILHKNSRTPEKVSILRDTIPIISVKSEVLEDGILYLRLNKFNEHSTEEMENALAAYHKKGRPLKGVVLDLRNNPGGLLDQAVSITDLFLSEGMIVYIQGRDKRNRKDFTATRSSDDITVPMVTLINAGSASASEIVAGALQDHKRSLLIGEPTFGKGSVQTIIPLSDGAGMKLTTALYYTPGGRTIQAEGIKPDMHVPLATDDLNSLADMREKDLTRHLENGRKDKVDPASQASKVQEMLEKDNQLRLALQFVKNPPAGFGPK
- the ndk gene encoding nucleoside-diphosphate kinase; translated protein: MLQRTLSIIKPDAVSRNLAGDILAMIQAAGLTVKATKMIQLTRAQAEAFYAVHKERPFYGSLCDFMTSGPVVVSALEGENAIQAYRDLMGATNPANAAEGTIRKRFALDVEKNAVHGSDAPETAAQEIPFFFSALEIVG